Part of the Temnothorax longispinosus isolate EJ_2023e chromosome 5, Tlon_JGU_v1, whole genome shotgun sequence genome is shown below.
CGGAATGGAGTGTGCAGCGTGGTGGCTGATCGTGGCCGCCACCGTGATAATTTCGACAGGAGCAAGCCTCGAGGGACCGAACGTATGCACCCGACAGGAAACGTAAGCAGTCGGGAAtcgagattttaataatttgttagcGAATTTGTTTGCTCGTTAAACAGCGTTATCGTCGGTGAAATTTATGAGAGCGAGTGTCATTTTAGGTATACGATAACGGTGAAAGTGTCCGAGAAAAAACCTTACACCGTAAGGGACAGCAAAgcgtgttttattttaatcataccAAGATGGTGTACCACGTACAACATCAAGTACGAGACAGTCTACAAGAACCAGGTCGGTTATCTAATCCGCGTCTATATACGAATAAGTACTTTCTTATATTTTGTGGAAAGGTCTGATCTAGATTTGTGTTTTGTGCTTAATTACTGTCGCGGAGCGATAGCAAGCTCAAACAAGAAAGCTGCGGAGAAAGGATTATTGGTGGAACGGCGCGAATTACGGTCCGTAATTTACGTGTTTCTTGCAGAATGTGACGAAACAAAGGCCCGTAAAAGAATGCTGCAAAGGCTACACGGAGACCACGAAAGGCGATCGCTGCATTCCAGTGTGCTCCGAGGGTTGTCTCTACGGTACCTGTATTGCGCCTGACGTCTGCGAATGCGAGTCGGGATACCGCGGCTCGTTATGCGATACCAGTGAGAGCAgcttcatttttataataataataacggcgGGACATGCATTCCGGTATAGCTGGCGAAACGAATACTCTTTTATTATAGTGCACGTACTTTTCATTTGCGATGCAACAGTCCGACATTCGACATGAATAACAACGTGTTAGAGTAACACGTAGAGAGATAGCAAACGTGAAATAACGAgaatattactatatatatgtttattaactttagcaaTACAGCCAGAAagtggacttggtttacaatcaATCCTTAATCATTCATACCTGCATTCCATCCACGCACAATACAACTATTCAAATGACCTGTCATTACTTATACGATTATAATAATCATTGCTTCTTATGGCACTATCTCCTAACCACACAGCCTATCTCACAGCCTAATGATATTCTGTatctatcttctttttctttcgcatTCCTTTCCCTGACAACTTTCAACAATACCTCCGCTTTGGTGGTGTCCAATTTATCGTTCCAAAGTTTTTCCAACCTTTCCTTACTATCTTTTCCTAATACAGTAAACCATTCCTTTGTCTCAATACAATCCTCTACATAGTGTTTCATGCTATCCTTAcctttattgcaaaaaatacacATCCGCTTTTCCTTTTCTAACCAATACCTATTACCTGATTCTAAGTTACGGCATCTTAAATTTAACAGAGCTCTGATACTATCCCCAAGGTCTTGCCTGTCTAAATTATCCATCCTTAAATAACTGGGACCTTCCAAATCCTTGCTCAACTCCttgtatttcttattatacCTTGAttctaaaattctattttcctCTAACTGCCTCTGAACATTTTCATCCCTATTCCTCATTTCTTTACCTATattcctcctcttccttctcAAGGCTTCCACAGCCACAACACTCCACccatttctattaaaatatttctcccTCTCCTTTCCATATCTATCATTCCATTCATTACTTTCTTTATCTAACCAACACTTTTTAATCCACCTCTCTTCACTTGCTTCCCTGACCTTATCCTCAAACTTCATAGCCCTAATTCCCCAACCTATCCTTAGTTTGCTCATTCCTAGTTCTCTAGACATCATATATCTTGGAGtgcaaaactttaatttaaaaacccATCTAGCGTAATCCAGCATtatcttttctaaattttttctttctttccaccCCCATAATTCCACACCGTATGACATCACGCTCCTaactaaatatctaaatagcATCCctcttctaataaaattattcctaCAAATCCTTTCTCCTAGACCCCAGGTCCTAAATTACATCTTACACCTACTTTTTCTCTTCAAAATTTCTGCGCCCATTTCTTCCAGTCTCTTTCTTGTTCTAAATTTAGGTATCCCTTTAATCACCACATTATTCCttctatcttctttttctttatctttcatCCATCTCTTAAGCTTATCTACCTCTCTGACAACGAGAATATTACTAAAGATGttgtatgttataatttagtaataatGACACTTCGcgtttacaaaagaaatttaaaaatacgtaatGGCAAATCACAAATACTTAgcgtaaatacatttttattgtgttTAAAAAGTTACGTTGGCGGGTTTTCCTGGAATATTTGtctcatataattatttttaaaaactaatgaAAGAAATACACGATGACTTTCTGCGCTATCGAAGATATCAGTTTATTTAAACGGCGTGTACAGAAGgttaattttaactttcatATGAACAGAGTGCCCTTCGGGTAAATGGGGCAGAGATTGCAAGATGGATTGTAAGTGCCAGAACGGTGCCACGTGCGACCCATTCGACGGCAAGTGCAAGTGTACCAGAGGCTGGATCGGCCTGTACTGCAATCAAAAGTGTTCTTCCAACCGCTACGGGCAAGATTGCGCCGAGGAGTGCCGTTGTCAGAACGGCGGATCCTGTAACCCCGTGACTGGTGAATGCAACTGCACATCCGGCTGGATGGTACACAAGATTTTGCGCAATCGAATACGAAGTGTATCTCGCGGCGCACACGTCAATTCTACATTTACAAATGCAATATTTGTCACAGGGTTCAATCTGTGCGAATCGGTGTCCGGAGAGTTTTTGGGGGAAGAACTGTAGTCAGACCTGCGACTGCTATAACGAAGCCGGCTGCAATCACGTTACGGGCGAGTGTCAATGCAAGCCGGGCTTCTATGGCGATAAAGTATGTCAACGCTGATTATTCtgactaattatattaatacattttttaaatcaaaataatttatatcatattttttcattaacagTGTCTGAAGATCTGTCCCGAGGGCACGTTTGGACTGTACTGCACGAACAATTGCGCATGTGAAAATAATGCCACGTGCGACTCATTCGACGGCAAGTGCAAGTGTACCAGAGGCTGGACCGGCGTGTCCTGCGATCAAAAGTGTCCTTCTAATCTCTACGGGCAAAACTGCGCCGAAGAGTGCCGTTGCAGAAACGGTGGAAAATGTCATCATATCTCCGGCGAATGTCATTGCACCCCCGGTTACACCGGACCACTGTGAGTTGCAAATTTCATTGTAGAGCAccgtaaatatttatcgagGAATTTTACATTACCACTCGGAAATGAAATATCTCCACATCTTTTGCACCAAGTTTTCAAGAAAGTTTTTCTCGAAGAGTtttgttctaaaaaaataatagctaGACGTAGCCAGATGTAACGAGACTCGTGTCGATCACTGTAATTTGCTGTTGTGTTGGGCAGATGCGGCGATTTGTGTCCGATGGGCACACATGGAGAGGAGTGCAAGTCAAACTGCCTTTGTCAGAACGGTGGATTCTGTAACCCCGTGACTGGTGAATGCAACTGCACATCCGGCTGGATGGTACGCAAAATTTTGCGCAATCGAATACGAAGTGTATCTCGCGACGCACAcgtcaattttacatttacaaatgCAATATTTGTCACAGGGTTCAGTCTGTGCGAATCGGTGTCCGGAGGGTTTTTGGGGGAAGAACTGTAGTCAGACCTGCGACTGCTATAACGATGCCGGCTGCAATCACGTTACGGGCGAGTGTCAATGCAAGCCGGGCTTCTATGGCGATAAAGTACGTCAACGCTGATTATTCtgactaattatattaatgcattttttaaatcaaaatagtttatatcttattttttcatcaaCAGTGTCTGAAGATCTGTCCCGAGGGCACGTTTGGACTGTACTGCACGAACCATTGCACATGTGAAAATAATGCCACGTGCGACCCATTCGACGGCAAGTGCAAGTGTACCAGAGGCTGGACCGGCGTGTCCTGCGATCAAAAGTGTCCTTCTAATCTCTACGGGCAAAACTGCGCCGAGGAGTGCCGTTGCAGAAACGGTGGAAAATGTCATCATATCTCCGGCGAATGTCATTGCACCCCCGGTTACACCGGACCACTGTGAGTTGCAAATTTCGTTGTAGACCAccgtaaatatttatcgagGAATCTTGTTTACATTACCACTCGGAAATGAAATATCTTTACATCTTTTGCACGCATCTTTCAAGAAAGTTTCTCTCGATGAGGTTTGTTCTAAAAAAGTAATAGCTAGACGTAGCCGCCAGATGTAACGAGACTCGTGTCGATCACTGTGATTCGCTGTTGTGTTGAGCAGATGCGGCGATTTGTGTCCGATGGGCACACATGGAGAGGAGTGCAAGTCAAACTGCCGTTGTCAGAACGGTGGATCCTGTAACCCCGTGACTGGTGAATGCAACTGCACATCCGGCTGGATGGTACGCAAGATTTTGCGCAAACGAATTGTATCTTGCGATTCAACATttacaaatgaaatatttgtcaCACAGGGTACCGTCTGTGCGAATCGGTGCCAGGAGGATTTCTGGGGCGTTAATTGCTCTCTGACCTGCTATTGCTATAACGAAGCTGGCTGCGATCACATTACGGGCGAGTGTCAGTGCAAGCCGGGCTTCTACGGCGACGAAGTACGTCAACGCCGATTATTCTAATTATGTTAATGCaggttttaaatttatataattaatatcttattttctttttaacgtgACAATCAGTGTCTGAAGATCTGTCCCGAGGACACGTTTGGACTGTACTGCACGAACAATTGCACCTGTGAAAATAATGCTACGTGCAATCCTAGTAACGGTACCTGTGTATGCGGTGCAGATTGGATGGGTGAAACGTGCAGCCAACGAGCCTGCGAGGACGGTTTGTACGGTTCCAACTGTACAAAAGTGAGTCCCCATATGCacttcttacaattagaaagtTACTTTTACGATGTCTCGCAccaattgtaaattaaacttataatttacaGGTTTGCGAATGTGAGAAAAGCAATACGGAGCAATGTCATCCGTGGACTGGACAATGTTCCTGCAAAACGGGATGGGACGGCAAAACCTGTGACAGGCCGTGTCCCTTCTACACTTTCGGCAAGAGTTGTCAAAATCATTGCACCTGCAAGAACAACGCGCAGTGCTCGCCCATCGACGGCACTTGCCTCTGCGCGGACGGATATCGCGGAAAGGATTGCGGCGATCTGTGCCCCGCGAATACGTTCGGGGAGGACTGCGCGCAGAAGTGCGCCTGCAAGAACGGAGCCAGCTGCTCGCCTGAGAACGGAAGCTGCAATTGCACGGCTGGTAAGCGTAACTTGAATGATCACACTCGATGgtttgtaattataaactGATCGTTTAGAGAAAATCTTTTAGATGCACCTATAGttacagaaataaattagTCACAAAAGAAATAGTCAGTTAGTAACAGGGTGAAACTTTTGGGTTTAAATGTTTGgtcattcttatttttatttattgtctcCTGGAGTatcttatcaatattatttcaccATTATTCTACGTAACATTTTGCATAGTATTAGACAGCtttgtttgatattttttgtacacgtCAGCAACTTTCATTGCTCATCTGTAGAACTTACCATACTTTACTTTGTTAGTAGGATTATCTGGTAATACTTATAGTTActtagtataaaattatttattaaagtctCGCTAATAAACGTTTTTCCGATAAAGATATTCGACATCGCTAAGTACGACACAAATTTCACATATCTCTTCGACATTTTAACAGGATGGGTCGGTATCTTGTGCGATCGTCCGTGCGATGACAAGTTCTATGGCGAGGATTGCAAAGACAAATGCAACTGCTATAATAATGCAGCCTGCCATCCGCAAAATGGTAAAGCAATCGAGTAGTGACTATTCCGGTTCGATCCTTCGCGATAAAgatagtaaaattttacatcgatatcgttaaaaagaaacatacaAAGTAATATGCGACGAATCCCTACctttaaattctttcttaCTACTTGCACAGAGAGAATACATATTATCTTAAATCTAAACAAACGCAGGCACGTGCACGTGTGCGGCTGGCTTCACCGGTACACTATGTCAGGATCGTTGTAGAAAAGGCTTCTATGGAAACGGATGTAATCAGAGATGCGACTGTGTCGAGGAGAACACCGTGGACTGTGATTCCGCTACTGGGTATTGCAACTGCAAGCCGGAATGGCGAGGTTTGTTGAATTAATTTTCGCGCCAATTTAGTCgtcaatcaaaaatttttttcgtcgaGAAAATCAACATGTTACGTCCTTGTTGAatcaatagaaaaattattgttaaagcAATCGtgaacaaaattattcaataatgtATGTACTCAAAAAGAATAGGGAgtcaaattgatattattttgtttttgttcttGTGTATAGCTGTACTGCATATATTGTCAATTGAATAAtggtattgtaatataaagagTAAAGAGTAAAGCGATAGCGTATGAAGAACGGTTCTTAATGGTATGTTATGCAGCAGAGAACCGTTTCTCGAGATGGATTTTGCTCTAATGTTGAAACAGGAATACGATGCGAAACAAAGTGTCCAGAAGGTCTTTACGGCGAGGATTGTCATTTGCATTGCGAATGCATGCACAACAGTTCGTGTGATCCCACGACCGGAAGTTGCGTCTGCGCCAGGGGTTGGGAGGGCTTTGAATGCTCGCAACCCTGCAAGGAAGGATGGTACGGGCTGGGGTGCAGAGAAAAGTGCCCGGAGAAAATGAACGGTAAAGCGAAGATCCAATATCCAAGATTTAAACGCATGACATCGTTTGAGTGTAACACATTTAATTCGCATATTTTTTGAACCAATTAATGTTTTGTAGGCAACAtaagataaatgtatattattacacCTTGTGGCAGATTGCGTTAAATATCTTAATCCGAATTCAATGTTATTCTTACAACATATCTGAATAAGTTTCTATTTTTCCGATGCATAATCGGTCAGTCTCTCTCAAGAAACACATCTTTACGTAAGTTTGCCAATCTGTCGCAACATATACCtacattttgatatattacaatcggaaagaaataaaagaaaagaaattggGTTAAATTGTAAGATCAATTCTTCTGCTTGTGATGGCATTGTACATCCGGAGATATAGATAACATGCTTGGATGtgagttttttttctattatgtaCAGCTTCAAAGCTAAGAATAAATAGTTTGATCTCTACTTGCGCAAACGCTGACGCaaataatatgcatataataatttattttgctctTTATCACCAGTCACTTTTATTGTCAAGcactgaataattttattgattattagaTTATCCATCTTATAATACATTCGGTTAAAGCAAAAGTGgtgaaagaattaataatagttataacgAACGTGTTACTAAAAATTAACAggcgatatatgtataaagttttatttatagtaaacTTTTCTATGTTATCGCGATAAATTCTTAAGTATCATCATTTTCTCCTTAGAAAATATGACTTGCAATCACGTTACCGGCGAGTACGTTTGCCGTACGGGATACCTGGGTCTCACCTGCGAACATCCGTGTCCGCTCAATCGTTATGGGCTAAATTGTTCAAATCATTGTCACTGTAAGAACGGCGGGGAATGTCATCACGTAACAGGCAAGTCGAGAGCTCGCAAGAGAATCTTCCTGAGATATACATTCGTCTAAATGCGTCtactctaattttttttattataccgaGGTGTATTTTCTAATCAGGTGTATGCCAATGTCGACCTGGCTGGCAAGGCGAGTACTGTCAAACACCCTGCGCGGAGGGTACTTACGGCGTTAATTGTACACAGCATTGCAAGTGTCAGAACGACGGTAAATGCAGGCTTAAGGATGGCCATTGTCAATGTCCGCCGGGATGGACCGGGACCATGTGTACCGAAAGTAGGTTTAGCTACCGAAAGCCGTAGACTGTTACTACCAGAAAGGAATGATGTACCAAACTAggttatatattgataaattaattatatttaaatgcaacGCTTGCCAATTGCAGTTTGTCCCGAGGGGTACTACGGTCACCATTGTTTGGAGATTTGCGAATGTAAAAACGAATTCTTCAGGTGCCATTCAGTCGAGGGTTGTATTTGCAGGCAAGGGTATACAGGTACTTAaagtacattttaaaaatacaatataa
Proteins encoded:
- the LOC139813141 gene encoding uncharacterized protein isoform X2; the encoded protein is MFCSRSSVLSGSGMECAAWWLIVAATVIISTGASLEGPNVCTRQETYTITVKVSEKKPYTVRDSKACFILIIPRWCTTYNIKYETVYKNQNVTKQRPVKECCKGYTETTKGDRCIPVCSEGCLYGTCIAPDVCECESGYRGSLCDTKCPSGKWGRDCKMDCKCQNGATCDPFDGKCKCTRGWIGLYCNQKCSSNRYGQDCAEECRCQNGGSCNPVTGECNCTSGWMGSICANRCPESFWGKNCSQTCDCYNEAGCNHVTGECQCKPGFYGDKCLKICPEGTFGLYCTNNCACENNATCDSFDGKCKCTRGWTGVSCDQKCPSNLYGQNCAEECRCRNGGKCHHISGECHCTPGYTGPLCGDLCPMGTHGEECKSNCLCQNGGFCNPVTGECNCTSGWMGSVCANRCPEGFWGKNCSQTCDCYNDAGCNHVTGECQCKPGFYGDKCLKICPEGTFGLYCTNHCTCENNATCDPFDGKCKCTRGWTGVSCDQKCPSNLYGQNCAEECRCRNGGKCHHISGECHCTPGYTGPLCGDLCPMGTHGEECKSNCRCQNGGSCNPVTGECNCTSGWMGTVCANRCQEDFWGVNCSLTCYCYNEAGCDHITGECQCKPGFYGDECLKICPEDTFGLYCTNNCTCENNATCNPSNGTCVCGADWMGETCSQRACEDGLYGSNCTKVCECEKSNTEQCHPWTGQCSCKTGWDGKTCDRPCPFYTFGKSCQNHCTCKNNAQCSPIDGTCLCADGYRGKDCGDLCPANTFGEDCAQKCACKNGASCSPENGSCNCTAGWVGILCDRPCDDKFYGEDCKDKCNCYNNAACHPQNGTCTCAAGFTGTLCQDRCRKGFYGNGCNQRCDCVEENTVDCDSATGYCNCKPEWRGIRCETKCPEGLYGEDCHLHCECMHNSSCDPTTGSCVCARGWEGFECSQPCKEGWYGLGCREKCPEKMNENMTCNHVTGEYVCRTGYLGLTCEHPCPLNRYGLNCSNHCHCKNGGECHHVTGVCQCRPGWQGEYCQTPCAEGTYGVNCTQHCKCQNDGKCRLKDGHCQCPPGWTGTMCTEICPEGYYGHHCLEICECKNEFFRCHSVEGCICRQGYTGENCDEQLFSRNIQEKDDGRYEYIGGVLAIIVIIGALLAAWRYIRYCRRRMAVKNEMAQVRYTAKSEKDKFDISSCTDEDDSKGTFGQRYYLQKKDDHVRNPNLNVYHNVISGMNDKRVEHIYDEVKQPPLMAG
- the LOC139813141 gene encoding uncharacterized protein isoform X3; the protein is MECAAWWLIVAATVIISTGASLEGPNVCTRQETYTITVKVSEKKPYTVRDSKACFILIIPRWCTTYNIKYETVYKNQNVTKQRPVKECCKGYTETTKGDRCIPVCSEGCLYGTCIAPDVCECESGYRGSLCDTKCPSGKWGRDCKMDCKCQNGATCDPFDGKCKCTRGWIGLYCNQKCSSNRYGQDCAEECRCQNGGSCNPVTGECNCTSGWMGSICANRCPESFWGKNCSQTCDCYNEAGCNHVTGECQCKPGFYGDKCLKICPEGTFGLYCTNNCACENNATCDSFDGKCKCTRGWTGVSCDQKCPSNLYGQNCAEECRCRNGGKCHHISGECHCTPGYTGPLCGDLCPMGTHGEECKSNCLCQNGGFCNPVTGECNCTSGWMGSVCANRCPEGFWGKNCSQTCDCYNDAGCNHVTGECQCKPGFYGDKCLKICPEGTFGLYCTNHCTCENNATCDPFDGKCKCTRGWTGVSCDQKCPSNLYGQNCAEECRCRNGGKCHHISGECHCTPGYTGPLCGDLCPMGTHGEECKSNCRCQNGGSCNPVTGECNCTSGWMGTVCANRCQEDFWGVNCSLTCYCYNEAGCDHITGECQCKPGFYGDECLKICPEDTFGLYCTNNCTCENNATCNPSNGTCVCGADWMGETCSQRACEDGLYGSNCTKVCECEKSNTEQCHPWTGQCSCKTGWDGKTCDRPCPFYTFGKSCQNHCTCKNNAQCSPIDGTCLCADGYRGKDCGDLCPANTFGEDCAQKCACKNGASCSPENGSCNCTAGWVGILCDRPCDDKFYGEDCKDKCNCYNNAACHPQNGTCTCAAGFTGTLCQDRCRKGFYGNGCNQRCDCVEENTVDCDSATGYCNCKPEWRGIRCETKCPEGLYGEDCHLHCECMHNSSCDPTTGSCVCARGWEGFECSQPCKEGWYGLGCREKCPEKMNENMTCNHVTGEYVCRTGYLGLTCEHPCPLNRYGLNCSNHCHCKNGGECHHVTGVCQCRPGWQGEYCQTPCAEGTYGVNCTQHCKCQNDGKCRLKDGHCQCPPGWTGTMCTEICPEGYYGHHCLEICECKNEFFRCHSVEGCICRQGYTGENCDEQLFSRNIQEKDDGRYEYIGGVLAIIVIIGALLAAWRYIRYCRRRMAVKNEMAQVRYTAKSEKDKFDISSCTDEDDSKGTFGQRYYLQKKDDHVRNPNLNVYHNVISGMNDKRVEHIYDEVKQPPLMAG
- the LOC139813141 gene encoding uncharacterized protein isoform X1; protein product: MLERSGHSSLWRLSKVQSPLHASWSTVWSGIADVSVIVYPVCEIRRRVNRSAFRANGYDPVCRVETSVLSGSGMECAAWWLIVAATVIISTGASLEGPNVCTRQETYTITVKVSEKKPYTVRDSKACFILIIPRWCTTYNIKYETVYKNQNVTKQRPVKECCKGYTETTKGDRCIPVCSEGCLYGTCIAPDVCECESGYRGSLCDTKCPSGKWGRDCKMDCKCQNGATCDPFDGKCKCTRGWIGLYCNQKCSSNRYGQDCAEECRCQNGGSCNPVTGECNCTSGWMGSICANRCPESFWGKNCSQTCDCYNEAGCNHVTGECQCKPGFYGDKCLKICPEGTFGLYCTNNCACENNATCDSFDGKCKCTRGWTGVSCDQKCPSNLYGQNCAEECRCRNGGKCHHISGECHCTPGYTGPLCGDLCPMGTHGEECKSNCLCQNGGFCNPVTGECNCTSGWMGSVCANRCPEGFWGKNCSQTCDCYNDAGCNHVTGECQCKPGFYGDKCLKICPEGTFGLYCTNHCTCENNATCDPFDGKCKCTRGWTGVSCDQKCPSNLYGQNCAEECRCRNGGKCHHISGECHCTPGYTGPLCGDLCPMGTHGEECKSNCRCQNGGSCNPVTGECNCTSGWMGTVCANRCQEDFWGVNCSLTCYCYNEAGCDHITGECQCKPGFYGDECLKICPEDTFGLYCTNNCTCENNATCNPSNGTCVCGADWMGETCSQRACEDGLYGSNCTKVCECEKSNTEQCHPWTGQCSCKTGWDGKTCDRPCPFYTFGKSCQNHCTCKNNAQCSPIDGTCLCADGYRGKDCGDLCPANTFGEDCAQKCACKNGASCSPENGSCNCTAGWVGILCDRPCDDKFYGEDCKDKCNCYNNAACHPQNGTCTCAAGFTGTLCQDRCRKGFYGNGCNQRCDCVEENTVDCDSATGYCNCKPEWRGIRCETKCPEGLYGEDCHLHCECMHNSSCDPTTGSCVCARGWEGFECSQPCKEGWYGLGCREKCPEKMNENMTCNHVTGEYVCRTGYLGLTCEHPCPLNRYGLNCSNHCHCKNGGECHHVTGVCQCRPGWQGEYCQTPCAEGTYGVNCTQHCKCQNDGKCRLKDGHCQCPPGWTGTMCTEICPEGYYGHHCLEICECKNEFFRCHSVEGCICRQGYTGENCDEQLFSRNIQEKDDGRYEYIGGVLAIIVIIGALLAAWRYIRYCRRRMAVKNEMAQVRYTAKSEKDKFDISSCTDEDDSKGTFGQRYYLQKKDDHVRNPNLNVYHNVISGMNDKRVEHIYDEVKQPPLMAG